In Candidatus Promineifilum breve, one genomic interval encodes:
- a CDS encoding aldo/keto reductase, producing the protein MEYRRLGRTGLKVSTICLGTMQFGWSTDEPTAHKIMSHAVALGINFIDTADVYSRWVEGNPGGVSETHIGNWLASGAVGRDALILATKVRGKMGDGPNEEGLSRGHILNAVEASLRRLRTDYIDLYQTHFPDDETPLDETLRALDDLVRSGKVRTIGCSNYPAWLLAKALWISDVRGLTRYDSLQPHYSYVHRAEFERELQPLCLDQGIGVIPYSPLGGGFLTGKYRRDTPLPDSTRVKRVQKHYMNERGFAAVDKLEEVGRAHAATIAQTAIAWCLANPAVTSAIIGANSIAQLEDTAKGGTMTLSADEKAALDALTDWSGRDDE; encoded by the coding sequence ATGGAATACCGCCGTCTCGGCCGCACCGGCCTGAAGGTCTCGACAATCTGCCTGGGAACGATGCAGTTTGGCTGGTCGACCGATGAGCCGACGGCCCACAAGATCATGAGCCACGCCGTGGCGTTGGGCATCAACTTCATCGACACGGCCGACGTCTATTCGCGCTGGGTCGAGGGCAACCCCGGCGGCGTGTCGGAGACCCACATCGGCAACTGGCTGGCGAGTGGCGCGGTCGGCCGCGACGCGCTGATCCTGGCGACCAAAGTGCGCGGCAAGATGGGCGACGGCCCCAACGAAGAGGGCCTGTCGCGCGGCCACATCCTCAACGCCGTCGAGGCCAGCCTGCGCCGCCTGCGAACGGACTACATCGACCTCTACCAGACCCACTTCCCCGACGACGAGACGCCGCTGGACGAGACATTGCGGGCGCTAGATGATCTGGTGCGCTCCGGCAAGGTGCGCACTATCGGCTGCTCCAACTACCCGGCCTGGCTGCTGGCTAAGGCCCTGTGGATCAGCGACGTCCGCGGCCTGACCCGCTACGACAGCCTCCAGCCCCATTACAGCTACGTCCACCGCGCCGAGTTCGAGCGCGAATTGCAGCCGCTATGTCTCGATCAAGGGATCGGCGTCATCCCCTATAGCCCCTTGGGCGGCGGCTTCCTGACCGGCAAGTACCGGCGCGACACGCCTCTGCCCGACTCCACACGGGTGAAGCGGGTGCAGAAGCACTACATGAACGAGCGCGGTTTCGCCGCCGTGGATAAGTTGGAAGAGGTCGGCCGCGCCCATGCTGCCACCATCGCCCAGACGGCCATCGCCTGGTGCCTGGCTAACCCGGCGGTGACGTCGGCCATCATCGGGGCCAACTCCATCGCCCAACTGGAAGACACGGCTAAAGGCGGGACGATGACGCTATCGGCCGACGAGAAGGCCGCCCTCGATGCCTTGACCGATTGGTCGGGGCGCGACGACGAGTAA